A stretch of Lysobacter sp. K5869 DNA encodes these proteins:
- the smpB gene encoding SsrA-binding protein SmpB, whose protein sequence is MAKTNNKTAKDKGKGGAGGTIAQNKRARHEYHLEENFEAGLSLQGWELKSIRAGRANITDAYAVVLRGELYLIGAQIVPLISASTHVVAEERRSRKLLLHRREIDTLIGRVQRDGYTVIPTSLYWKGNKVKAGLSLAKGKQSHDKREASKERDWEREKQRVMRRHNRDA, encoded by the coding sequence ATGGCCAAGACAAACAACAAGACCGCCAAGGATAAAGGAAAGGGCGGCGCTGGCGGCACCATCGCGCAAAACAAGCGCGCCCGCCACGAATACCACCTGGAAGAGAACTTCGAAGCCGGCCTGTCGCTGCAGGGTTGGGAGCTCAAGTCCATCCGCGCCGGACGCGCCAACATCACCGACGCCTACGCCGTGGTGCTGCGCGGCGAGCTGTACCTGATCGGCGCCCAGATCGTCCCGCTGATCTCCGCGTCCACCCACGTCGTCGCCGAGGAACGCCGCAGCCGCAAGCTGCTGCTGCACCGGCGCGAGATCGACACCTTGATCGGGCGGGTCCAGCGCGACGGCTACACCGTGATTCCCACCTCGCTGTATTGGAAGGGCAACAAGGTCAAGGCCGGGCTGTCGCTGGCCAAGGGCAAGCAGAGCCACGACAAGCGCGAAGCCAGCAAGGAGCGCGACTGGGAGCGCGAGAAGCAGCGGGTGATGCGGCGGCACAACCGCGACGCGTGA
- a CDS encoding SRPBCC domain-containing protein encodes MQPTPADYPDPVIKRIDIAAPPSAVWRALTDRDLAPRWMSDEPLQLDTDWRVDGPIRIAGTLHGRLRFVNTGRVRAFAPPLLLEYTHYSSLSRRALPDAPEHHAVFRFDLEPAGAGTQLRLTLSNLSDYAIYGHLTYYWELALPALKRQCEDPAPQPANTATR; translated from the coding sequence ATGCAGCCCACTCCCGCCGACTATCCCGATCCGGTGATCAAGCGCATCGACATCGCCGCGCCGCCGTCGGCGGTATGGCGCGCGCTCACCGACCGCGATCTCGCCCCGCGCTGGATGTCCGACGAACCGCTGCAGCTGGACACCGACTGGCGCGTCGACGGCCCGATCCGCATCGCCGGCACGCTCCACGGCCGCCTGCGCTTCGTCAACACCGGCCGCGTGCGTGCGTTCGCGCCGCCGCTTCTGCTCGAATACACCCACTACAGTTCGCTTTCGCGCCGCGCGCTGCCCGACGCGCCCGAGCACCACGCGGTCTTCCGCTTCGACCTCGAACCCGCCGGCGCCGGCACGCAGCTGCGGCTGACCTTGAGCAACCTGTCCGACTACGCGATCTACGGCCACTTGACCTACTACTGGGAACTGGCCTTGCCCGCGCTCAAGCGCCAATGCGAAGACCCCGCGCCGCAACCCGCGAACACCGCAACGCGTTGA
- the recN gene encoding DNA repair protein RecN, producing the protein MLAHLSLKQFAVVTAAELSFGPGLTVISGETGAGKSLLVDALGLLGGLRADSGVVRHGADRAELVADFTLDDAPLAAVWLRENELDETGDGDAPVCQIRRVIRADGGSRAWVNGRPVTLGQLGELAGRLVEIHGQHEHQALLTRASQLDLLDAYGRHEAAREPVAAAARAWSALLRERDGLVAQGDVSDRIGWLEHQHAELEREALEPDAIAKLNADHRRHAHAAGLIAACESAFARIGGDEGPSLTRTLQQVRGDLQRVAEHEPRLNDVDALLDNAAIQIDEALSLLDRVRDDLDLDPSEFERIEAKLGRLHELARKHRVAPEQLAATRDGVAAELEQLRGAGERLDKLDGEIAGARAQWRAAADALGRARREAAASLSARTTELIGELGMGGGRFAVDIEPQEEDRPDPNGAERVEFMVAANPGQPPRPLRKVASGGELSRISLAIEVAAFGLDAVPTMVFDEVDTGIGGAVAEIVGQKLRALGGSRQVLCVTHLAQVAAQGHAHYRVAKAASEGVTQSAVQVLAAKEREEELARMLGGVELTKEVRAAARRLLADVS; encoded by the coding sequence ATGCTCGCCCATCTTTCGCTCAAGCAATTCGCCGTCGTCACCGCCGCCGAACTCAGCTTCGGTCCGGGTCTCACCGTCATCTCCGGCGAAACCGGCGCGGGCAAGTCGCTGCTGGTCGACGCGCTCGGCCTGCTCGGCGGCCTGCGCGCCGACAGCGGCGTGGTCCGCCACGGCGCCGACCGCGCCGAACTGGTCGCCGACTTCACCCTCGACGACGCCCCGCTCGCCGCGGTCTGGCTGCGCGAGAACGAACTCGACGAAACCGGCGACGGCGACGCCCCGGTCTGCCAGATCCGCCGGGTGATCCGCGCCGACGGCGGTTCGCGCGCCTGGGTCAACGGCCGTCCCGTCACCCTCGGCCAACTCGGCGAGCTCGCCGGGCGCCTGGTCGAAATCCACGGCCAGCACGAACACCAGGCGCTGCTCACCCGCGCCAGCCAGCTCGACCTGCTCGACGCCTACGGCCGCCACGAGGCCGCGCGTGAGCCGGTCGCGGCCGCCGCGCGCGCCTGGAGCGCGCTGCTGCGCGAGCGCGACGGGCTGGTCGCCCAGGGCGACGTCTCCGACCGCATCGGCTGGCTCGAACACCAACACGCCGAACTCGAACGCGAGGCGCTGGAACCCGACGCCATCGCCAAGCTCAACGCCGACCACCGCCGCCACGCCCACGCCGCCGGCCTGATCGCCGCCTGCGAAAGCGCGTTCGCGCGCATCGGCGGCGACGAAGGCCCGTCGCTGACCCGCACCTTGCAACAGGTGCGCGGCGACTTGCAGCGCGTGGCCGAGCACGAGCCGCGCCTCAACGATGTCGACGCCCTGCTCGACAACGCCGCGATCCAGATCGACGAAGCGCTGTCCCTGCTCGACCGCGTGCGCGACGACCTCGACCTGGACCCGTCCGAATTCGAGCGCATCGAAGCCAAGCTCGGCCGCCTGCACGAACTGGCGCGCAAGCACCGGGTCGCGCCGGAACAACTGGCCGCCACCCGCGACGGCGTCGCCGCCGAACTGGAACAACTGCGCGGCGCCGGCGAGCGCCTGGACAAGCTCGACGGCGAAATCGCCGGCGCGCGCGCGCAGTGGCGCGCCGCCGCCGACGCGCTCGGCCGCGCCCGCCGCGAGGCCGCCGCCTCGCTGTCGGCGCGCACCACCGAACTGATCGGCGAACTCGGCATGGGCGGCGGCCGCTTCGCCGTGGACATCGAGCCGCAGGAAGAAGACCGGCCCGACCCGAACGGCGCCGAACGCGTCGAATTCATGGTCGCCGCCAACCCCGGCCAACCGCCGCGGCCGCTGCGCAAGGTCGCCTCCGGCGGCGAACTCTCGCGCATCTCGCTGGCGATCGAAGTCGCCGCCTTCGGCCTGGACGCGGTGCCGACCATGGTGTTCGACGAAGTCGACACCGGCATCGGCGGCGCCGTGGCCGAGATCGTTGGTCAAAAGCTGCGCGCGCTCGGCGGCAGCCGTCAGGTGCTGTGCGTCACCCACCTCGCCCAGGTCGCGGCCCAGGGCCACGCCCACTACCGCGTCGCCAAGGCCGCCAGCGAAGGCGTCACCCAGAGCGCGGTGCAGGTGCTGGCGGCGAAGGAGCGCGAGGAAGAGCTGGCGCGCATGCTCGGCGGCGTGGAGCTGACGAAGGAAGTGCGGGCGGCCGCGCGGCGGTTGTTGGCCGATGTGAGTTGA
- a CDS encoding helix-turn-helix domain-containing protein: protein MTNAPHQEFANRLHQALDFSGFAKGRARTGALSSYYDVSRETARKWLVGLALPELERMLQIAVQQHVSFEWLATGRGTIEGKSLSVRENAAKYSDPDELRLMGLMRKLSRKKRRALIELLDGN, encoded by the coding sequence ATGACCAACGCGCCTCATCAAGAATTCGCGAACCGGCTGCACCAGGCCCTGGATTTCTCCGGCTTCGCCAAGGGACGCGCCCGCACCGGCGCCCTGTCCTCCTATTACGACGTCAGCCGCGAGACCGCGCGCAAATGGCTGGTCGGCCTGGCCCTGCCCGAACTCGAGCGGATGCTGCAGATCGCCGTGCAGCAGCACGTCAGCTTCGAATGGCTGGCCACCGGCCGCGGCACCATCGAAGGCAAATCGCTGTCGGTGCGCGAGAACGCGGCCAAGTACAGCGATCCCGACGAGCTGCGGCTGATGGGCCTGATGCGCAAGCTCTCGCGCAAGAAGCGGCGCGCGCTGATCGAGTTGCTCGACGGCAACTGA
- a CDS encoding RnfH family protein, which produces MKIEVVRAWPRRFEAVALELDEGATVAQAVAAAGFDGDAQTAGYAVFGVHADAGTALRDGDRVELLRALQIDPKEARRRRAEERPLKKK; this is translated from the coding sequence GTGAAGATCGAAGTGGTGCGCGCGTGGCCGCGCCGGTTCGAGGCGGTCGCCTTGGAGCTGGACGAGGGCGCGACGGTGGCGCAAGCGGTGGCCGCGGCGGGTTTCGACGGCGATGCGCAGACCGCCGGCTACGCGGTGTTCGGCGTGCACGCCGACGCCGGCACGGCGCTGCGCGACGGCGACCGGGTCGAGCTGCTGCGCGCGCTGCAGATCGATCCCAAGGAAGCGCGGCGGCGACGGGCCGAGGAGCGGCCGCTCAAGAAGAAGTAG
- a CDS encoding RES family NAD+ phosphorylase encodes MVKLWRIAGETRAYRADDMSGAGAAKFPGRWNDEGQRVLYTATSLALAALETAAYVDAHGLPLNRHVVSIEVPASVWKARIQLAAADLPGGWDAVPAGLASVRIGAQWLRGGDSAILLVPSVIVPEEYNALINPEHRDAKKLRATAGRKFQYNVVFRAP; translated from the coding sequence ATGGTGAAGCTGTGGCGCATCGCCGGCGAAACCCGCGCCTACCGCGCCGACGACATGAGCGGTGCCGGCGCGGCCAAGTTCCCCGGCCGCTGGAACGACGAAGGCCAGCGCGTGCTCTACACCGCCACCTCGCTGGCGCTGGCCGCGCTGGAAACGGCGGCTTACGTCGACGCCCACGGCTTGCCGTTGAACCGGCACGTGGTGTCGATCGAAGTGCCGGCGTCGGTGTGGAAAGCGCGCATCCAACTCGCCGCGGCCGACCTGCCCGGCGGCTGGGACGCGGTGCCGGCCGGCTTGGCCAGCGTGCGCATCGGCGCGCAGTGGCTGCGCGGCGGCGACTCGGCGATCTTGCTGGTGCCGTCGGTGATCGTGCCGGAGGAGTACAACGCGCTGATCAATCCCGAACACCGCGACGCGAAGAAGCTGCGGGCGACGGCGGGGCGGAAGTTTCAGTACAACGTGGTGTTTCGCGCGCCGTGA
- the fur gene encoding ferric iron uptake transcriptional regulator, whose protein sequence is MESQDLRNAGLKVTHPRMRILELLESAKPRHMTAEDIYRMLLEKGEDIGLATVYRVLTQFESAGLVLKHNFEAGQSVYELDRGHHHDHMVDIDTGKIIEFESSEIEELQRKIAAEHGYLIEEHSLVLYVRKKR, encoded by the coding sequence ATGGAATCTCAGGACCTGCGCAACGCCGGACTCAAGGTCACCCATCCGCGCATGCGGATCCTCGAGTTGCTGGAAAGCGCCAAGCCGCGGCACATGACCGCGGAAGACATCTACCGGATGCTGCTGGAGAAGGGCGAGGACATCGGCCTGGCCACGGTCTACCGGGTGCTGACCCAGTTCGAGTCGGCCGGTCTGGTGCTCAAGCACAACTTCGAGGCCGGCCAATCGGTCTACGAGCTCGACCGCGGCCACCACCACGACCACATGGTCGATATCGACACCGGCAAGATCATCGAGTTCGAAAGCTCCGAGATCGAGGAGCTGCAGCGCAAGATCGCCGCCGAGCACGGTTACCTGATCGAGGAACACTCGCTGGTGCTGTACGTGCGTAAGAAGCGGTGA
- a CDS encoding antitoxin Xre/MbcA/ParS toxin-binding domain-containing protein — MSKTAKPSAPAKGAAKTAAKTPARGRAATREGHAQRGVRDAAAYPSPAAKRGLSVRETPSPAYAEAPATLSGYVDYLREATPLQRVEAEREGVPARMVKHMASDMDLPAVRMFDILGIAKATAEAKAAQQARITGASGQAALGLIHLLGIARDIVDDSTDPAAAGFDAARWLGQWIEQPQAALGGQKPADLLDTPTGLSVVARLLGALASGAYQ, encoded by the coding sequence GTGAGCAAAACCGCCAAGCCGTCCGCCCCGGCCAAGGGCGCCGCCAAGACCGCCGCCAAAACGCCCGCCCGCGGCCGCGCCGCGACCCGCGAAGGACACGCCCAACGCGGCGTGCGCGACGCCGCCGCGTACCCGTCCCCCGCCGCCAAGCGCGGGCTGTCGGTGCGCGAAACGCCCTCGCCCGCCTACGCCGAAGCGCCGGCCACGCTCAGCGGCTACGTCGATTACCTGCGCGAGGCCACCCCGCTGCAGCGGGTCGAGGCCGAGCGCGAAGGCGTGCCGGCGCGCATGGTCAAGCACATGGCCAGCGACATGGACCTGCCGGCGGTGCGCATGTTCGACATCCTCGGCATCGCCAAGGCCACCGCCGAGGCCAAGGCCGCGCAGCAGGCGCGCATCACCGGCGCCAGCGGCCAGGCCGCGCTGGGCTTGATCCATCTGCTCGGCATCGCCCGCGACATCGTCGACGACAGCACCGACCCGGCCGCCGCCGGCTTCGACGCGGCGCGTTGGCTGGGCCAGTGGATCGAGCAGCCGCAGGCCGCGCTCGGCGGGCAGAAGCCGGCCGACCTGCTCGACACGCCGACCGGCCTGAGCGTGGTCGCGCGCCTGCTCGGCGCGCTGGCCAGCGGCGCCTACCAATGA
- a CDS encoding DUF4166 domain-containing protein: MELSQRIDLPARANAAGARAVAPVAADRPIARGDGERPAAHDLAELLKAALGPRWALLHPHIQARFALADGQAQAEYVGDMQQVRCTRLGALFARLIRYARVLPHHNADDVPFRFDVEPLQRQLGWIKTRTYHFAQEIFSFRSRMTLSSDGELLERFGGGLGMRVRLEVLPNRLVFVDNGFFLHWRGVRLPLPKPLWPGRFVLVHRDLDAEQFEVSIDVVHPWFGPLFHQEGRFQRMRG; encoded by the coding sequence ATGGAACTGTCGCAACGCATTGACCTGCCGGCGCGCGCGAACGCCGCCGGCGCCCGCGCCGTCGCGCCCGTGGCGGCGGATCGCCCGATCGCCCGCGGCGACGGCGAACGCCCCGCCGCGCACGATCTGGCCGAACTGCTCAAGGCCGCGCTGGGCCCGCGCTGGGCGCTGCTGCACCCGCATATCCAGGCGCGCTTCGCGCTCGCCGACGGCCAGGCTCAGGCCGAATACGTCGGCGACATGCAGCAAGTGCGCTGCACCCGCCTGGGCGCGCTGTTCGCGCGGCTGATCCGCTACGCGCGGGTGCTGCCGCACCACAACGCCGACGACGTGCCGTTCCGTTTCGACGTCGAACCGCTGCAGCGCCAACTGGGCTGGATCAAGACCCGCACCTACCACTTCGCCCAGGAAATTTTCAGCTTCCGTTCGCGCATGACCTTGAGCAGCGACGGCGAGTTGCTCGAACGCTTCGGCGGCGGGTTAGGCATGCGCGTGCGCTTGGAAGTGCTGCCGAACCGCTTGGTGTTCGTCGACAACGGCTTCTTCCTGCATTGGCGCGGGGTGCGCCTGCCGTTGCCCAAGCCGCTGTGGCCGGGCCGGTTCGTGTTGGTGCATCGCGATTTGGATGCCGAGCAGTTCGAGGTCAGCATCGATGTCGTGCACCCGTGGTTCGGGCCGTTGTTCCATCAGGAAGGGCGGTTTCAGCGGATGCGCGGTTGA
- the hrcA gene encoding heat-inducible transcriptional repressor HrcA, translated as MNRRANDPALDPRARQLLRALIGRYIHSGEPVGSQTLARHAGLDVSPATIRNILSDLEEAGLLSAPHTSAGRIPTAQGYRLFVDSLLQVRPLPDGEVARLRSELPSGSGTQALLGSASELLSAMTHFVGVVSVPKREQFAFRRIEFVPLDAQRVLAILVFADQEVQNRIIQTRRPFEAGELERVGNYLNTHFAGRPVAEIRASLLLELRNAQTEMQALLAQSMELAEQALAPDGDDMVLAGQTRLMGVQELADLDRLRELFDAFARKREILQLLERTVRAPGVRIFIGEETGLAPLEGVSLVTAPYGAGGRVLGVLGVIGPTRMAYDRIIPVVQAAADALGDAFEPTEGD; from the coding sequence ATGAACCGCCGAGCCAACGACCCCGCCCTCGACCCGCGCGCCCGCCAGTTGCTGCGCGCGCTGATCGGCCGCTACATCCACAGCGGCGAGCCGGTCGGCTCGCAGACCCTGGCCCGGCACGCCGGGCTCGACGTCAGCCCGGCGACGATCCGCAACATCCTGTCCGACCTGGAAGAAGCCGGTCTGCTCAGCGCGCCGCACACTTCCGCCGGCCGCATCCCGACCGCGCAGGGCTACCGCCTGTTCGTCGATTCGCTGCTGCAAGTGCGCCCGCTGCCCGACGGCGAGGTCGCGCGGCTGCGCAGCGAACTGCCGTCCGGCTCGGGCACCCAGGCGCTGCTGGGCAGCGCGTCGGAGTTGCTGTCGGCGATGACCCACTTCGTCGGCGTGGTCAGCGTGCCCAAGCGCGAGCAGTTCGCGTTCCGCCGGATCGAATTCGTGCCGCTGGACGCGCAGCGGGTGCTGGCGATCCTGGTGTTCGCCGATCAAGAGGTGCAGAACCGCATCATCCAGACCCGCCGCCCGTTCGAAGCCGGCGAGCTCGAACGCGTGGGCAACTACCTCAACACCCATTTCGCCGGCCGGCCGGTGGCCGAGATCCGCGCCTCGCTGCTGCTGGAACTGCGCAACGCGCAGACCGAGATGCAGGCCCTGTTGGCGCAGTCGATGGAACTGGCCGAGCAGGCGCTGGCCCCCGACGGCGACGACATGGTCCTGGCCGGACAAACCCGGCTGATGGGCGTGCAGGAACTGGCCGACCTCGACCGCCTGCGCGAGCTGTTCGACGCCTTCGCCCGTAAGCGCGAGATCCTGCAACTGCTCGAACGCACCGTGCGCGCGCCGGGCGTGCGCATCTTCATCGGCGAGGAAACCGGGCTGGCGCCGCTGGAAGGCGTGTCGCTGGTGACCGCGCCCTACGGCGCCGGCGGCCGGGTGCTGGGCGTGCTCGGGGTGATCGGCCCGACCCGGATGGCCTACGACCGGATCATTCCGGTGGTGCAGGCCGCCGCGGACGCGTTAGGGGACGCGTTTGAGCCAACCGAAGGGGACTAA
- a CDS encoding CHASE domain-containing protein yields MTTTDPAARAAPPNEPDSAPDYADVSGLMPRRGYVLAFIVFIVALVLVFTAWRVARDREQRSAQAEFIGRTTQVTELLQQRMVNYELVARGGVSLFASVQRPTAAQWKAYVEGMNLQRRFPSTLGLGFTGYVPQRLLVQLQSEWRDAGYGLLTVRPFGQREVYGPILYLEPKTAANVEVIGYDMFAEPVRHAAMEAALESGQARLSGQIQLLQDKHDGIKSTGLLLVLPVYLGGGRPQSPSLRRAEMQGWVYVPFRLQKFVETSLDDGHGDLRFRIYDESGGGNALLFETAGPKPAQPAAFLHKTTFEVYGRTWRIEYESPPIEEAVPRMEGLRNMFALGIFTALLLYGIALVLAHTESRARQIALRMTEDFRRSEARFRSAMQYSAIGKALLDSEGRIVDANPALANIVGLPRAQLLDQRFDSLLEDEEGEAHAHDEPRTDEDGVHRATRRLLRQHGVARQVQLTYSPVPGKVGQDITGLVQVEDVTERLRAEARVHALNRTLEARVALRTRELSQANQELEAFAYSVSHDLRAPLRAIDGFSRILGEKYADRLDESGRSYLARVRKAAARMGDLIDALLKMSRLTRSELKHENVDLSRFAGELIEELRMGEPQRAVQVRIEPGLRVVGDASLLRNLLGNLLGNAWKFTRDSEPAAIEFGTAEAPGGGREFFVRDNGTGFPQAYVDKLFRPFQRLHNVEDFAGHGIGLASVKRIVERHGGTIRAEGREGEGATFYFTLPGGAHGG; encoded by the coding sequence ATGACGACGACCGATCCGGCCGCCCGCGCCGCTCCGCCGAACGAACCGGACTCCGCGCCGGATTACGCCGATGTCTCCGGTTTGATGCCGCGGCGCGGTTACGTGCTGGCGTTCATCGTGTTTATCGTCGCCCTGGTGCTGGTGTTCACCGCGTGGCGGGTGGCGCGCGATCGCGAGCAGCGTTCGGCCCAGGCCGAGTTCATCGGCCGCACCACGCAGGTCACCGAGCTGCTGCAGCAGCGCATGGTCAATTACGAGTTGGTCGCGCGCGGCGGCGTGTCGCTGTTCGCCTCGGTGCAGCGGCCGACCGCGGCGCAGTGGAAGGCGTACGTCGAAGGCATGAACCTGCAGCGCCGGTTTCCCTCGACGCTGGGCCTGGGCTTCACCGGCTACGTGCCGCAGCGGTTGCTGGTGCAGTTGCAGAGCGAATGGCGCGACGCCGGCTACGGCTTGCTGACGGTGCGTCCGTTCGGCCAGCGCGAGGTGTATGGGCCGATCCTGTATCTGGAGCCCAAGACCGCGGCCAACGTCGAGGTGATCGGCTACGACATGTTCGCCGAGCCGGTGCGCCACGCGGCGATGGAGGCCGCGCTGGAGTCGGGGCAGGCGCGCTTGTCGGGCCAGATCCAGCTGCTGCAGGACAAGCACGACGGGATCAAGAGCACCGGTTTGCTGCTGGTGCTGCCGGTGTACCTCGGCGGCGGCCGGCCGCAGAGCCCGAGCCTGCGCCGGGCCGAAATGCAGGGCTGGGTGTACGTGCCGTTCCGCCTGCAGAAGTTCGTCGAGACCTCGCTGGACGACGGCCATGGGGATCTGCGTTTCCGCATCTACGATGAAAGCGGCGGCGGCAACGCCTTGTTGTTCGAGACCGCGGGGCCGAAGCCGGCGCAGCCGGCGGCGTTCCTGCACAAGACCACGTTCGAGGTCTATGGGCGCACCTGGCGGATCGAGTACGAATCCCCGCCGATCGAGGAAGCGGTGCCGCGCATGGAAGGCCTGCGCAACATGTTCGCGCTGGGCATCTTCACCGCGCTGTTGCTGTACGGCATCGCTCTGGTGTTGGCGCATACCGAGTCGCGCGCGCGCCAGATCGCGCTGCGCATGACCGAGGACTTCCGCCGCTCCGAGGCGCGCTTCCGCAGCGCCATGCAGTATTCGGCGATCGGCAAGGCGCTGTTGGACAGCGAGGGCCGCATCGTCGACGCCAATCCGGCGCTGGCCAACATCGTCGGCCTGCCGCGCGCGCAGTTGCTGGACCAGCGTTTCGACAGCCTGCTCGAGGACGAGGAAGGCGAGGCGCACGCGCACGACGAGCCGCGCACCGACGAGGACGGCGTGCACCGCGCCACCCGCCGCTTGCTGCGCCAGCACGGCGTGGCGCGGCAGGTGCAGCTCACGTATTCGCCGGTGCCGGGCAAGGTCGGGCAGGACATCACCGGTTTGGTCCAGGTCGAGGACGTGACCGAGCGCCTGCGCGCGGAAGCGCGCGTGCACGCGCTCAACCGCACGCTGGAGGCGCGCGTGGCGCTGCGCACGCGCGAGCTCAGTCAGGCCAATCAGGAACTGGAGGCGTTCGCCTACAGCGTCTCGCACGATCTGCGCGCGCCGTTGCGGGCGATCGACGGCTTCAGCCGGATTCTCGGCGAGAAGTACGCCGACCGGCTCGACGAGTCCGGCCGCAGCTATCTGGCGCGGGTGCGCAAGGCCGCCGCGCGCATGGGCGATCTGATCGACGCGCTGTTGAAGATGTCGCGCCTGACCCGCAGCGAGCTCAAGCACGAGAACGTCGATCTGAGCCGCTTCGCCGGCGAATTGATCGAGGAGCTGCGCATGGGCGAGCCGCAGCGCGCGGTGCAGGTGCGGATCGAGCCGGGCCTGCGCGTGGTCGGCGACGCTTCGCTGCTGCGCAATCTGCTCGGCAATCTGCTCGGCAACGCGTGGAAGTTCACCCGCGACAGCGAGCCGGCGGCGATCGAGTTCGGCACCGCGGAGGCGCCGGGCGGCGGCCGCGAGTTCTTCGTGCGCGACAACGGCACCGGCTTCCCGCAGGCGTATGTCGACAAGCTGTTCCGGCCGTTCCAGCGCCTGCACAACGTCGAGGATTTCGCCGGGCACGGGATCGGGCTGGCGTCGGTGAAGCGCATCGTCGAGCGCCATGGCGGGACGATCCGCGCCGAGGGGCGCGAGGGCGAGGGAGCGACGTTCTATTTCACGTTGCCGGGCGGTGCGCACGGCGGGTGA
- the bamE gene encoding outer membrane protein assembly factor BamE, producing the protein MRKVLLVLSLALVTSGCGIIYKQPIYQGNLLEKTAVDQLQAGMSKQQVQVLIGTPSVEDPFHQNRWDYTSTQRVDRLGHTSRKNLTLWFENDALTKWEGDYFPEQDKEIAAASVKQFGRNLAKEKDKKKRR; encoded by the coding sequence ATGCGTAAAGTCCTGCTCGTTCTCTCGCTCGCCCTGGTCACTTCCGGCTGCGGCATCATCTACAAGCAGCCCATCTATCAGGGCAATCTGCTGGAGAAGACCGCGGTCGACCAGCTCCAGGCCGGCATGAGCAAGCAGCAGGTGCAGGTGCTGATCGGCACGCCGTCGGTCGAGGACCCGTTCCACCAGAACCGCTGGGACTACACCTCGACCCAGCGCGTCGACCGCCTCGGCCACACCTCGCGCAAGAACCTGACCCTGTGGTTCGAGAACGACGCCCTGACCAAGTGGGAAGGCGACTACTTCCCCGAGCAGGACAAGGAAATCGCCGCGGCCTCGGTCAAGCAGTTCGGCCGCAACCTGGCCAAGGAAAAGGACAAGAAGAAGCGCCGCTGA
- the grpE gene encoding nucleotide exchange factor GrpE: MPSPRPHSWPCRGRPQGTSMNQNDPNPDLTLEPQDPAAAGAGLSEVETLRAELNKLREDSLRERAELDNQRKRVVRDIEMARKFANERLLGDLLPVIDSLEAGLAAAGGDASALRQGMELTLRQLLKVAGDNGLVAVDPVGQPFNPEHHQAMSLVPAPGVAPNHVVQVYQKGWLLNERLLRPALVVVAQDA; the protein is encoded by the coding sequence ATGCCGTCCCCCAGGCCCCATAGCTGGCCCTGTCGCGGACGACCGCAAGGAACCAGCATGAACCAAAACGACCCGAACCCCGATCTGACCCTCGAGCCGCAGGACCCGGCCGCCGCCGGCGCCGGCCTGTCCGAGGTCGAGACCTTGCGCGCCGAGCTGAACAAGCTGCGCGAAGACTCGCTGCGCGAGCGCGCCGAACTCGACAACCAGCGCAAGCGCGTGGTCCGCGATATCGAAATGGCGCGCAAGTTCGCCAACGAGCGCCTGCTCGGCGACCTGCTGCCGGTGATCGACAGCCTCGAGGCCGGTCTGGCCGCGGCCGGCGGCGACGCCAGCGCGCTGCGCCAGGGCATGGAGCTGACCTTGCGCCAGCTGCTCAAGGTCGCCGGCGACAACGGCCTGGTCGCGGTCGATCCGGTCGGCCAGCCGTTCAATCCCGAACACCATCAGGCCATGAGCCTGGTGCCGGCGCCGGGCGTGGCGCCGAACCATGTGGTCCAGGTCTACCAGAAGGGCTGGCTGCTCAACGAGCGCCTGCTGCGCCCGGCGCTGGTGGTGGTGG
- a CDS encoding type II toxin-antitoxin system RatA family toxin — MPTIRRSALVEHSAARMFALVNDVAAYPRRFDWCEAAQILEADDAHMVARLDLGLGALRTWFTTHNTLSPPHHIELKLVDGPFRKLGGRWEFHALDESACKVTLTLEFEPAVKLLGPAMALGFQSLADRMVDDFVRVADRGAEPAAPVGAAGPAAGGRPA, encoded by the coding sequence ATGCCTACCATCCGCCGCTCCGCCCTGGTCGAACACTCCGCCGCGCGCATGTTCGCGCTGGTCAACGACGTCGCCGCCTATCCGCGCCGCTTCGATTGGTGCGAGGCCGCGCAGATCCTGGAAGCCGACGACGCGCACATGGTCGCGCGCCTGGATCTGGGGCTGGGCGCGCTGCGCACGTGGTTCACCACCCACAACACGCTGTCGCCGCCGCACCACATCGAACTCAAGCTGGTCGACGGGCCGTTCCGCAAGCTCGGCGGCCGCTGGGAGTTCCATGCGCTGGACGAGTCGGCGTGCAAGGTCACGCTGACTTTGGAATTCGAGCCGGCGGTGAAGCTGCTGGGGCCGGCGATGGCGCTGGGCTTCCAGAGCCTGGCCGACCGCATGGTCGACGATTTCGTCCGCGTCGCCGATCGCGGCGCCGAGCCGGCGGCGCCGGTCGGCGCGGCCGGTCCGGCCGCCGGCGGGAGGCCTGCGTGA